A part of Mustela erminea isolate mMusErm1 chromosome 9, mMusErm1.Pri, whole genome shotgun sequence genomic DNA contains:
- the LOC116599756 gene encoding olfactory receptor 51H1-like: MSPFNQTTDNHQTFTLTGIPGMPEKDFWMALPLCLLYSTTFLGNVIILVVIKVERSLHEPMYYFLAMLAATDLSLSLSSMPTMISVHWFNWRSITLDACVTQMFFIHTFGGVESGVLVAMAFDRFVAIRFPLHYATILTHGVISKIGAIVLLRSVGAVLPVPFLIKRLPFCHSNILSHAYCLHQDAMRLACADTRVNSIYGLLAVIFIIVLDALILLISYFLILQAVLGIASREERLKALNTCFSHICAVLLFYVPLIGMTLIHRFGKHLSPIVHTLMANVYLLLPPVLNPVVYSVRTKQIRQRIVRVKFGIGRQHGLVFIIIDARKQGC; the protein is encoded by the exons ATGTCACCGTTCAACCAAACTACTGATAACCACCAGACCTTCACCTTGACTGGCATTCCGGGAATGCCAGAGAAAGACTTCTGGATGGCCTTACCCCTCTGCCTTCTTTACAGTACCACGTTCTTAGGTAACGTCATCATCCTTGTTGTCATCAAGGTTGAGCGAAGTCTCCATGAACCTATGTATTATTTTCTAGCTATGCTAGCTGCCACTGACCTCAGCCTTTCACTATCTTCCATGCCCACCATGATTAGTGTTCACTGGTTCAACTGGCGTTCAATAACCCTTGATGCCTGTGTCACTCAGATGTTCTTTATCCATACCTTTGGGGGGGTTGAATCAGGTGTTCTGGTTGCCATGGCCTTTGATCGCTTTGTGGCTATCCGCTTCCCTTTGCACTATGCTACCATTCTCACTCATGGAGTCATCAGCAAGATTGGAGCAATAGTCCTGCTACGAAGTGTGGGTGCAGTGCTCCCTGTGCCTTTTCTCATCAAAAGGCTACCTTTCTGCCACTCCAATATCCTTTCCCATGCATACTGCCTCCATCAGGATGCCATGAGGCTTGCCTGCGCTGACACCCGTGTCAATAGCATCTATGGCCTGCTGGCTGTGATCTTCATCATTGTACTAGATGCCTTGATCCTTTTGATTTCTTACTTTCTAATTCTCCAGGCAGTACTGGGCATTGCTTCCCGAGAAGAGAGACTCAAGGCTCTCAACACCTGCTTCTCTCATATCTGTGCAGTATTGCTCTTCTACGTGCCTCTCATTGGCATGACTCTGATTCACCGCTTTGGAAAGCATTTGTCACCAATAGTGCACACTCTCATGGCCAATGTctatctgctgctccctcccGTGCTCAATCCTGTTGTATACAGTGTTAGGACCAAGCAGATCCGGCAGCGGATTGTCCGGGT GAAGTTTGGGATTGGTAGACAACATGGATTGGTTTTTATCATTATTGATGCCAGAAAGCAGGGATGTTGA
- the LOC116598342 gene encoding olfactory receptor 51T1: MVIFNNTTSSSPDFLLTAFPGLELAHVWISIPVCCLYIIALLGNSMILLVIIIEKSLHKPMYYFLSMLSTVDLCLTISTLPTVLGVLWFHTREISLKACLIQMFFVHGFSILESSVLVAMAFDRFMAICNPLKYAIVFTDMIILLIGLVICLRQVVFSFPMVLALKNVSFHAGKELSHPFCYHPDMIKYTYSNPWISNFLGMFLQLYLTGTDLLFILFSYILILRTVLSIVAPKKQQKALSTCVCHICAVTVFYVPMISLSFTHRLLSSTPRVVCSILANVYLLLPPVLNPIIYSLKTKTIRQAILQLLQFKGSRGPRVRGLRGRWD; this comes from the coding sequence ATGGTAATTTTCAATAACACCACATCATCTTCCCCAGACTTCCTACTCACTGCATTTCCTGGGCTGGAACTTGCTCACGTCTGGATCTCCATCCCTGTCTGCTGTCTCTACATCATTGCCCTCTTGGGAAATAGCATGATTCTGTTGGTCATCATCATTGAGAAGAGTCTCCACAAGCCCATGTACTATTTCCTCTCTATGCTGTCAACCGTTGATCTCTGTCTGACCATCTCAACTCTTCCCACTGTGCTTGGGGTTCTCTGGTTTCATACTCGGGAGATTAGCTTGAAAGCTTGCCTCATTCAAATGTTCTTTGTGCACGGCTTCTCCATCCTGGAGTCCTCAGTGCTGGTAGCCATGGCCTTTGACCGCTTTATGGCTATCTGTAACCCACTGAAGTATGCCATTGTATTCACAGACATGATAATCTTGCTGATTGGACTGGTCATCTGCCTGCGGCAAgttgttttctcctttcccatgGTTCTAGCCTTGAAGAACGTATCTTTCCATGCAGGCAAAGAGCTTTCCCACCCATTCTGCTACCACCCAGATATGATCAAGTATACATATTCCAACCCCTGGATCAGCAATTTTTTGGGCATGTTTCTGCAGCTCTATCTGACTGGCACTGACTTactattcattcttttctcctacATTCTGATTCTTCGAACCGTCCTGAGCATTGTGGCCCCTAAGAAGCAACAAAAAGCTCTCAGCACTTGTGTCTGTCACATCTGTGCTGTCACTGTTTTCTATGTGCCAATGATCAGTCTGTCCTTTACACACCGCCTTCTCAGCTCCACCCCAAGAGTGGTCTGTAGCATTCTTGCCAATGTTTACTTGCTCTTACCACCTGTACTGAACCCTATCATTTATAGCTTGAAGACCAAGACGATCCGCCAGGCTATCCTCCAGCTGCTCCAGTTTAAGGGCTCACGGGGCCCTAGAGTGAGGGGTCTTAGAGGACGGTGGGATTGA